In Candidatus Chlorohelix allophototropha, one DNA window encodes the following:
- a CDS encoding CYTH domain-containing protein has protein sequence MLEIERKFLVKEELLPPLPLGHYLVQGYLSFGSPSVRVRLDTDGSGLKKAFLTIKGKGLVSREEFEYAILFEEAEQLLKLCQGAAIVKRRYIFPVAGEPNLKWELDVFEGENAGLVVVEVEIPHENYTFPLPNWIGQDVSEIAAYKNIALAQHPYKAWQ, from the coding sequence ATGTTGGAAATCGAACGGAAATTCCTTGTAAAAGAAGAACTATTGCCGCCCTTGCCGCTTGGACACTATTTAGTGCAAGGTTATCTATCATTCGGGTCGCCAAGTGTAAGAGTCAGGCTCGATACAGACGGGAGCGGTCTAAAAAAGGCATTCCTGACTATTAAAGGCAAAGGGTTGGTTAGCCGTGAAGAATTTGAGTACGCGATACTCTTTGAGGAAGCAGAGCAACTCCTGAAATTGTGCCAAGGGGCAGCGATAGTCAAACGGCGTTATATTTTCCCGGTAGCGGGTGAACCGAACTTAAAATGGGAATTGGATGTTTTTGAAGGGGAAAATGCCGGGCTGGTGGTAGTAGAGGTGGAAATACCCCACGAAAATTATACCTTCCCGCTTCCAAACTGGATCGGGCAAGATGTGTCCGAAATTGCCGCGTATAAAAATATTGCGCTGGCACAACATCCCTACAAGGCTTGGCAATAG